From Enhydrobacter sp., the proteins below share one genomic window:
- a CDS encoding YdcH family protein — protein MSTVDHIEALKAKHASLEQAIHQENTRPHPDDDAICSLKKRKLQIKDEITRLSVQTRKH, from the coding sequence ATGAGCACCGTGGACCACATCGAAGCGCTCAAGGCCAAGCACGCTTCCCTCGAGCAGGCGATCCACCAGGAAAATACCCGGCCCCATCCCGACGACGATGCGATCTGCAGCCTCAAGAAGCGCAAGCTCCAGATCAAGGACGAGATCACGCGCCTGAGCGTTCAAACCAGGAAACATTGA
- a CDS encoding acyl-CoA synthetase, translating into MAQGRNKGKKPTRSKRPAGKRRVARKKVVAKKKPAVARKAPAPAPRRPVKSRPLVGRIAAPRPAPHKPAPLSNNIYERELDKTAANHAPLTPLQFIERTASVYPDRPALIHGERRQSWAETYARCRRLASALEKVGIGVGDTVAIMAPNVPEMYEAHFGVPMTGAVLNSLNTRLDAAMIAFILDHSETKVLLVDREFHRVATEALATARVQPLVIDIDDPLCEDRAQIGDTTYEEFIASGDPDHAWRYPSDEWNAISLNYTSGTTGNPKGVVFHHRGATLAAYGNATQWAMGLHPTYLWTLPMFHCNGWCFPWTLALVAGTSVCLRRVNARSIFDSLVDYDVTHLCGAPIIMQFIIGATPDERRPLPRKVEFMTAAAPPPAAVLEALEKENFRVTHVYGLTEVYGPATICAWHGEWDALPSDERARLKARQGVRYAAEEAVTVMDPTNMTEVPRDGRTMGEVMFRGNLVMKGYLKNGKATKEAFEHGWFHSGDLGVLHEDGYIELRDRSKDIIISGGENISTIEVEGVIIKHPAVANVAVVARPDEKWGETPCAFVTLKPGASVTAEEIIAHCRANLAGYKCPRYVVFRDLPMTSTGKVQKFVLREWAKAV; encoded by the coding sequence ATGGCCCAAGGCAGGAACAAGGGCAAGAAGCCGACCAGGAGCAAACGTCCGGCCGGCAAGCGCCGGGTCGCCCGCAAGAAAGTCGTGGCGAAGAAGAAACCCGCCGTCGCCCGCAAGGCGCCGGCTCCCGCACCGCGCCGCCCGGTCAAGAGCCGGCCTCTGGTCGGCCGCATCGCCGCGCCACGGCCCGCCCCCCACAAGCCCGCGCCGCTCTCCAACAACATCTACGAACGCGAGCTCGACAAGACCGCGGCCAACCATGCGCCGCTCACGCCGCTGCAGTTCATCGAGCGCACGGCCAGCGTCTATCCCGACCGGCCCGCTTTGATCCACGGCGAGCGCCGGCAGAGCTGGGCGGAGACCTACGCGCGCTGCCGGCGGCTGGCCTCGGCGCTCGAGAAGGTCGGCATCGGCGTCGGCGACACAGTCGCCATCATGGCGCCCAACGTGCCGGAGATGTACGAGGCGCATTTCGGCGTGCCGATGACCGGCGCCGTGCTCAACTCGCTCAACACCCGGCTCGACGCGGCGATGATCGCCTTCATCCTCGACCACAGCGAGACCAAGGTGCTGCTGGTCGACCGCGAGTTCCACAGGGTCGCCACCGAGGCGCTGGCGACCGCCAGGGTGCAGCCGCTGGTGATCGACATCGACGATCCGCTGTGCGAGGACCGCGCGCAGATCGGCGACACCACCTACGAGGAGTTCATCGCCTCGGGCGATCCCGACCATGCTTGGCGGTATCCGTCGGACGAATGGAACGCGATCTCGCTCAACTACACCTCGGGCACCACGGGCAATCCCAAGGGCGTGGTGTTCCATCATCGCGGCGCCACGCTCGCCGCCTACGGCAACGCCACGCAATGGGCGATGGGCCTGCACCCGACGTACCTGTGGACGCTGCCGATGTTCCACTGCAACGGCTGGTGCTTCCCGTGGACGCTGGCGCTGGTCGCCGGCACGTCGGTGTGCCTCAGGCGGGTCAATGCCAGGTCGATCTTCGATTCGCTGGTCGACTACGACGTCACCCATCTCTGCGGCGCACCCATCATCATGCAGTTCATCATCGGCGCGACGCCCGACGAGCGCCGGCCGCTGCCGCGCAAGGTCGAGTTCATGACCGCCGCCGCGCCGCCGCCCGCCGCCGTGCTGGAGGCGCTGGAGAAGGAGAATTTCCGCGTCACCCACGTCTACGGCCTGACCGAGGTCTACGGCCCGGCGACGATCTGCGCCTGGCACGGCGAATGGGATGCGTTGCCGTCGGACGAGCGCGCCCGACTGAAGGCGCGCCAGGGCGTGCGCTACGCCGCCGAGGAAGCCGTCACCGTGATGGATCCGACGAACATGACCGAGGTGCCGCGCGACGGCCGGACCATGGGCGAGGTGATGTTCCGCGGCAACCTGGTGATGAAGGGCTACCTGAAGAACGGCAAGGCGACCAAGGAGGCCTTCGAGCACGGCTGGTTCCACTCGGGCGATCTCGGCGTGCTGCACGAGGACGGCTACATCGAGCTGCGCGACAGGTCGAAGGACATCATCATCTCGGGCGGCGAAAACATCTCGACCATCGAGGTCGAGGGCGTGATCATCAAGCATCCCGCCGTCGCCAACGTCGCCGTGGTCGCCAGGCCCGACGAGAAGTGGGGCGAGACGCCCTGCGCCTTCGTCACCCTCAAGCCGGGCGCCAGCGTCACGGCCGAGGAGATCATCGCCCACTGCCGCGCCAATCTCGCCGGCTACAAGTGCCCGCGTTACGTCGTGTTCCGCGACCTGCCGATGACCTCGACCGGCAAGGTGCAGAAGTTCGTGCTGCGCGAGTGGGCCAAGGCGGTGTGA
- the hutH gene encoding histidine ammonia-lyase — protein sequence MRLVPGEVPLAAWRDIYRGAAVALDPASHAAVDAAAAAVSAIVAKGEPVYGINTGFGKLASVRIGPADLERLQRNIVLSHAAGVGSPMPEPVARLMMALKLASLAQGASGVRRETVHLLEFLLAKGLTPLVPCQGSVGASGDLAPLAHMAAAMIGVGDFLVDGTRVPAGRALADAGVAPLTLGAKEGLALLNGTQFSTAYALAGLFEAELLFESALVTGALSTDAARGSDAPFDPRIHRLRRHQGQIDAAEALRQLMAGSSIRASHLVGDERVQDPYCLRCQPQVMGAVIDLLRQAMTTLGNEANGVTDNPLIFADGLSSGGEALSGGNFHGEPVAFAADMIAIAVCEIGSLAERRIAMLIDPTLSGLPAFLTPRPGLNSGFMVPQVTAAALVSENKQRAYPASVDSIPTSANQEDHVSMAAHGARRLLDMVDNAFGVLAIELLAAAQGCDFLAPLRSSGPLEAVRALVRAHVPHLEDDRHFHPDIEQARRLIASGAVIDAAGRGLLPTLQRSSP from the coding sequence ATCCGTCTCGTGCCGGGAGAGGTGCCGCTGGCGGCGTGGCGCGACATCTACCGCGGCGCGGCGGTGGCACTGGACCCGGCGAGCCATGCTGCGGTCGACGCGGCGGCAGCGGCGGTCTCGGCCATCGTCGCGAAAGGCGAGCCGGTCTACGGCATCAACACCGGCTTCGGGAAGCTGGCCAGCGTACGCATCGGGCCGGCCGACCTCGAGCGGCTGCAGCGCAACATCGTGCTGTCGCATGCGGCCGGCGTCGGCTCGCCGATGCCCGAACCGGTGGCGCGCCTCATGATGGCGTTGAAGCTCGCCAGCCTCGCGCAGGGCGCGTCGGGCGTGCGTCGTGAAACCGTGCATCTGCTCGAGTTTCTGCTGGCGAAGGGATTGACGCCGCTGGTGCCGTGCCAGGGCTCGGTCGGCGCCTCCGGCGACCTGGCGCCGCTCGCCCACATGGCGGCGGCGATGATCGGCGTCGGCGACTTCCTGGTCGACGGGACGCGCGTGCCGGCCGGGCGGGCGCTGGCCGACGCCGGCGTCGCGCCGCTGACCCTCGGCGCCAAGGAGGGGTTGGCGCTGCTCAACGGCACGCAATTCTCGACCGCCTACGCACTCGCCGGCCTGTTCGAGGCCGAGCTGCTGTTCGAATCGGCACTGGTCACCGGCGCGCTGTCGACCGATGCCGCGCGCGGCTCCGATGCGCCGTTCGACCCGCGCATCCATCGCCTGCGTCGGCACCAGGGCCAGATCGATGCCGCCGAGGCGCTGCGCCAGCTCATGGCCGGCTCGTCGATCCGCGCCTCGCACCTGGTGGGCGACGAGCGCGTGCAGGATCCCTACTGCCTGCGCTGCCAGCCGCAGGTGATGGGCGCGGTGATCGACCTGCTGCGCCAGGCGATGACCACGCTCGGCAACGAGGCCAACGGCGTCACCGACAATCCGCTGATCTTCGCCGACGGGCTCTCCAGTGGGGGCGAGGCGCTGTCGGGCGGCAACTTCCACGGCGAGCCGGTGGCCTTCGCCGCCGACATGATCGCCATCGCGGTGTGCGAGATCGGCTCGCTGGCCGAGCGCCGCATCGCCATGCTGATCGATCCGACGCTGTCGGGACTGCCGGCCTTCCTGACGCCGCGGCCGGGGCTCAACTCCGGATTCATGGTGCCGCAGGTGACGGCGGCGGCGCTGGTGTCGGAGAACAAGCAGCGTGCCTATCCGGCCAGCGTCGATTCCATCCCGACCTCGGCCAACCAGGAGGACCACGTGTCGATGGCGGCGCACGGCGCGCGCCGCCTGCTCGACATGGTCGACAATGCCTTCGGCGTGCTCGCCATCGAACTGCTGGCGGCGGCGCAGGGCTGCGATTTCCTCGCGCCCCTGCGTTCGAGTGGGCCGCTGGAGGCGGTGCGCGCTCTCGTTCGCGCCCATGTGCCGCATCTCGAGGACGACCGCCATTTCCATCCCGACATCGAGCAGGCGAGGCGGCTGATCGCGAGCGGCGCGGTGATCGACGCCGCCGGGCGCGGCCTGCTGCCCACGTTGCAAAGGAGCTCGCCATGA
- a CDS encoding urocanate hydratase: MSRVDNARADNVRIVRAPRGSERSAKSWLTEAPLRMLMNNLDPEVAEKPGELVVYGGIGRAARDWQSFDRIVAALRDLEADETLLVQSGKPVGVFRTHADAPRVLIANSNLVPRWATWEHFNELDRKGLMMFGQMTAGSWIYIGSQGIVQGTYETFVEMARQHYGGSLAGRWILTAGLGGMGGAQPMAATMAGASCLAIECRPSSIEFRLRTGYLDRQARDLDEALAIIQRSTAEKTPVSVGLLGNAADVLPELLRRGVRPDCLTDQTSAHDPVNGYLPRGWTLADWETRRASDPDGVAKAAKRSMAEHVRAMLAFHKLGVPTVDYGNNIRQMALEEGVADAFSFPGFVPAYIRPLFCRGIGPFRWVALSGDPEDIYRTDAKVKELMPNDRHLHTWLDMARQRIKFQGLPARICWVGLGDRHRLGLAFNEMVAKGELEAPIVIGRDHLDSGSVASPNRETEGMRDGSDAVSDWPLLNGLLNCASGATWVSLHHGGGVGMGFSQHAGMVIVCDGTQEAARRIERVLWNDPATGVMRHADAGYDDAIACAREKGLKLLNI; the protein is encoded by the coding sequence ATGAGCCGCGTCGACAATGCCCGTGCCGACAATGTCCGAATAGTGCGCGCGCCGCGCGGCAGCGAGCGCTCGGCCAAGAGCTGGCTCACCGAAGCGCCGCTGCGCATGCTGATGAACAACCTCGATCCCGAGGTCGCCGAGAAGCCGGGCGAGCTGGTGGTCTATGGCGGCATCGGCCGCGCTGCGCGCGACTGGCAGAGCTTCGACCGCATCGTCGCTGCCCTGCGCGATCTCGAGGCCGACGAGACGCTGCTCGTTCAGTCGGGCAAGCCGGTCGGCGTGTTCCGCACCCATGCCGACGCGCCGCGCGTCTTGATCGCCAACTCCAACCTCGTGCCGCGCTGGGCGACGTGGGAGCATTTCAACGAGCTCGACCGCAAGGGCCTGATGATGTTCGGGCAGATGACGGCGGGTTCGTGGATCTACATCGGCAGCCAGGGCATCGTGCAGGGCACCTACGAGACCTTCGTCGAGATGGCGCGCCAGCACTATGGCGGCAGCCTGGCCGGGCGCTGGATCCTGACGGCGGGGCTGGGCGGCATGGGCGGCGCGCAGCCGATGGCGGCGACCATGGCCGGCGCCTCCTGCCTCGCGATCGAATGCCGGCCGAGCAGCATCGAGTTCCGCCTGCGCACCGGCTATCTCGATCGCCAGGCGCGCGACCTCGACGAGGCGCTGGCGATCATCCAACGCTCGACGGCGGAGAAGACGCCCGTTTCGGTCGGGTTGCTGGGCAACGCCGCCGACGTGCTGCCCGAGCTGCTGCGCCGCGGCGTGCGGCCCGACTGCCTGACCGACCAGACCTCGGCGCACGATCCGGTCAACGGCTATCTGCCCAGGGGCTGGACCTTGGCCGACTGGGAGACGAGGCGCGCCAGCGATCCCGACGGCGTGGCCAAGGCCGCCAAGCGGTCGATGGCCGAGCACGTGCGCGCCATGCTCGCGTTCCACAAGCTCGGCGTGCCGACCGTCGACTACGGCAACAACATCCGCCAGATGGCACTGGAGGAGGGCGTCGCCGACGCCTTCAGCTTCCCGGGCTTCGTGCCGGCCTATATCCGGCCGCTGTTCTGCCGCGGCATCGGGCCGTTCCGCTGGGTCGCGCTGTCGGGCGATCCGGAGGACATCTACCGCACCGACGCGAAGGTGAAGGAGCTGATGCCGAACGACCGGCATCTGCACACCTGGCTCGACATGGCCCGCCAGCGCATCAAGTTCCAGGGCCTGCCGGCGCGCATCTGCTGGGTGGGGCTGGGCGACCGCCATCGCCTGGGGCTTGCCTTCAACGAGATGGTGGCCAAGGGCGAGCTCGAGGCGCCGATCGTGATCGGCCGCGACCACCTCGATTCAGGCTCGGTCGCCAGCCCCAACCGCGAGACCGAAGGCATGCGCGACGGCTCGGACGCCGTCTCCGACTGGCCGCTGCTCAACGGCCTGCTCAACTGCGCCTCGGGCGCCACCTGGGTGTCGCTGCACCACGGTGGCGGCGTCGGCATGGGCTTCTCCCAGCACGCCGGCATGGTGATCGTGTGCGACGGCACGCAAGAGGCGGCGCGCCGCATCGAGCGCGTGCTGTGGAACGACCCGGCGACCGGAGTCATGCGCCACGCCGACGCCGGCTACGACGACGCCATCGCCTGCGCGCGCGAGAAGGGGCTGAAGCTTCTGAACATCTGA
- a CDS encoding DUF5615 family PIN-like protein, which produces MRFFIDECLSPQLAHHLNATGDHDAVHPRDIGRLGEPDHAVLARCLAADRVIVTENAVDFRKLIGREELHPGLIVLPSVARDLSLRLLMDAISHLESLGQPSDVIVNHVLEVTEAGELTLSPLPG; this is translated from the coding sequence TTGAGGTTCTTCATCGACGAATGCCTGTCGCCGCAACTCGCGCATCATCTCAACGCTACCGGCGACCATGATGCGGTCCATCCGCGTGACATTGGCCGTCTCGGCGAACCTGACCACGCCGTCCTGGCGCGATGCCTTGCCGCGGATCGTGTGATCGTCACCGAGAACGCGGTCGACTTCCGCAAGCTGATAGGGCGAGAGGAACTGCACCCCGGCCTGATCGTGCTCCCCAGCGTGGCACGCGACTTGTCGCTTCGGCTGCTGATGGACGCCATCTCGCATCTCGAGTCGTTGGGGCAGCCTTCGGACGTGATCGTCAATCATGTCCTCGAAGTCACCGAAGCGGGAGAGCTCACCCTCTCGCCTCTACCTGGGTGA
- a CDS encoding DUF433 domain-containing protein, translating into MADVPVRAVDKAIEEKVLAGIRRRGMPSRRRLLPLHAVPYAAIIARLPVTLSLSAKRDLANALGKRPVARMTATPLKIASAVTIDVPTLVGRDLAERAARYSRAREQHIEVDPDIMGGTPVLRGTRITVYSVLGRLDGGDSVGDILEDNPHLTREAVETAALYARTHPLLGRPGGRPWARVA; encoded by the coding sequence TTGGCTGATGTCCCCGTTCGTGCGGTCGACAAGGCGATCGAGGAGAAAGTGCTGGCGGGCATCCGCCGCCGTGGCATGCCGAGCCGGCGACGGCTGCTTCCGCTTCATGCCGTGCCGTATGCCGCGATCATCGCCCGCCTCCCGGTGACCCTCTCCCTGTCGGCCAAGCGCGACCTCGCCAATGCGCTCGGCAAGCGCCCGGTCGCCCGCATGACGGCCACGCCCCTGAAGATCGCGTCGGCAGTGACAATCGATGTGCCAACCCTTGTCGGCCGCGACCTTGCCGAGCGCGCCGCCCGCTACAGCCGGGCGCGCGAGCAACATATCGAGGTCGATCCCGACATCATGGGTGGAACCCCGGTTCTGCGCGGCACACGGATAACGGTCTATTCGGTGCTCGGACGGCTCGATGGCGGCGACTCTGTTGGCGACATCCTGGAGGACAACCCGCACCTCACGCGCGAGGCAGTGGAGACGGCTGCGCTCTATGCCCGCACGCATCCCCTCCTCGGCAGACCAGGCGGGCGTCCCTGGGCAAGGGTCGCTTGA
- a CDS encoding LLM class flavin-dependent oxidoreductase, with protein MPKPMMHLAQFLCHSPTYHSLAMWRHPRTAAAGYDWTRPELYQHIAQVCERGLFDMVFFADLNYISDTYTGSLAPAIRNATQAPEHDPIPLLSFMAAATTRIGLGATYSVSHQHPFHAARLWATLDHLTRGRAAWNVVTTLNHNQSANYGEEMKPTDERYDRAHEFVEVCRKLWSSWDKDAVVMDRAAGLFADPAKVHRIDHVGRYFKSRGPLNVVRSPQDGPAILQAGTSGKGRDFAARHADAVFAIQPNLAGAKALYDDIKQGAVEAGRRPEECVFLFGVQPILGRSRAEAEDRQAEHNALVPLEGGLAILSGHLDFDLSTLPLDTVMAHRTEPKLQRMQTRYRSMTGELLTLEQVARNHGQSVGLPQMVGTPADVADQLEAYFDAVGGDGFMLSPIHSPGAIEEFVDLVVPELQRRGRFRKAYTGTTQRDHLRQAAVERGP; from the coding sequence GTGCCGAAGCCGATGATGCACCTGGCGCAGTTCCTGTGCCACAGCCCGACCTACCACAGCCTGGCGATGTGGCGACATCCGCGCACGGCGGCGGCGGGCTACGACTGGACCAGGCCGGAGCTCTACCAGCACATCGCGCAGGTCTGCGAACGTGGCCTGTTCGACATGGTGTTCTTCGCCGACCTCAACTACATCTCCGACACCTACACCGGCTCGCTGGCGCCGGCGATCCGCAACGCCACGCAGGCGCCCGAGCACGATCCGATCCCCCTGCTCTCGTTCATGGCCGCGGCCACCACGCGCATCGGACTCGGCGCCACCTACTCGGTGAGCCACCAGCACCCGTTCCATGCCGCGCGGCTGTGGGCGACGCTCGACCATCTGACGCGCGGGCGGGCGGCATGGAACGTGGTGACCACGCTCAACCACAACCAGTCGGCCAACTACGGCGAGGAGATGAAGCCGACCGACGAGCGCTACGACCGCGCGCACGAGTTCGTCGAGGTCTGCCGCAAGCTGTGGTCGAGCTGGGACAAGGACGCCGTCGTGATGGACCGCGCGGCCGGCCTCTTCGCCGACCCCGCCAAGGTCCATCGCATCGATCACGTCGGGCGCTACTTCAAGTCGCGCGGCCCGCTCAATGTCGTGCGCTCGCCGCAGGACGGTCCGGCCATCCTGCAGGCCGGCACCTCGGGCAAGGGCCGCGACTTCGCCGCGCGCCATGCCGACGCGGTGTTCGCCATCCAGCCCAATCTCGCCGGTGCCAAGGCGCTCTACGACGACATCAAGCAGGGCGCGGTCGAGGCCGGCCGCCGGCCCGAGGAATGCGTCTTCCTGTTCGGCGTGCAGCCGATCCTCGGCCGCTCGCGCGCCGAGGCCGAGGACCGGCAGGCCGAGCACAATGCGCTGGTGCCGCTGGAGGGCGGCCTCGCCATCCTGTCGGGCCATCTCGATTTCGATCTCTCGACCCTGCCGCTCGACACCGTCATGGCGCATCGCACCGAGCCCAAGCTGCAGCGCATGCAGACGCGCTACCGCAGCATGACGGGCGAGCTGCTGACCCTGGAGCAGGTCGCCCGCAACCACGGCCAGAGCGTCGGCCTGCCGCAGATGGTCGGCACCCCGGCCGACGTCGCCGACCAGCTCGAGGCCTATTTCGACGCCGTCGGCGGCGACGGCTTCATGCTGTCGCCGATCCACTCGCCGGGTGCGATCGAGGAGTTCGTCGACCTGGTCGTGCCCGAGCTGCAGCGACGCGGCCGCTTCCGCAAGGCCTACACCGGCACCACGCAACGCGATCACCTGCGGCAGGCTGCGGTCGAACGGGGCCCTTGA
- a CDS encoding propionyl-CoA synthetase, with translation MAVGDIYRALHARSLSDPEGFWAEQAGAIDWTKRWDKVLDGSRAPFYRWFAGGELNACHNALDRHVNGGRADQAALIYDSPVTDSKKSFTYRELRDRVARLAGAIAAAGVGKGDRVIVYMPMIPEAVMAMLACARLGAVHSVVFGGFAANELATRIDDCSPKLVLTASCGIEPGRIVPYKPLLDQAIALATHKIARCIVFQRPQAPATMVAGRDLDWNEAVAAAKPHDCVPVKATDPLYILYTSGTTGQPKGVVRDTGGYCVALHWSMKNLYGVEPGEVWWCASDVGWVVGHSYIVYGPLIYGATSVLYEGKPVGTPDAGAFWRVISEHGAVALFTAPTAFRAIKKEDPEGRLLAQYDLARFRTLFLAGERGDPPTIQWAQKLLGVPIVDHWWQTETGWAICGNFVGLEPMPIKPGSCSVPAPGWRLEILDESGRKIDAPGTVGAIAARLPMPPGTFPTLWNADERFRKAYLDDYPGYYKTGDAGFIDGDGYVSVMTRVDDVINVAGHRLSTGQIEEVLAGHDAVAECACVGVADELKGQVPLGFLVLKAGVDRPGDDIVREVVQMVRDRIGPVAFFKQALIVPRLPKTRSGKILRGTMQKIADGRPWTMPATIDDPAALDEIKGGLKTAGFANLSS, from the coding sequence ATGGCGGTTGGTGACATCTATCGCGCGCTGCACGCCCGTTCGCTGAGCGATCCCGAGGGGTTCTGGGCCGAGCAGGCCGGCGCGATCGACTGGACGAAGCGCTGGGACAAGGTGCTCGACGGCTCCAGGGCACCGTTCTACCGCTGGTTCGCCGGGGGCGAGCTCAACGCCTGCCACAACGCGCTCGACCGCCATGTGAACGGAGGGCGCGCCGACCAGGCGGCGCTGATCTACGATTCGCCCGTCACCGATTCGAAGAAGAGCTTCACCTATCGCGAGCTGCGCGACCGGGTGGCCAGGCTCGCCGGCGCCATCGCCGCCGCGGGCGTCGGCAAGGGCGACAGGGTCATCGTCTACATGCCGATGATCCCCGAGGCGGTGATGGCGATGCTGGCCTGCGCGCGCCTGGGCGCCGTCCACTCCGTGGTGTTCGGCGGTTTCGCCGCCAACGAGCTCGCCACCCGCATCGACGACTGTTCGCCGAAGCTGGTGCTGACCGCCTCGTGCGGCATCGAGCCCGGCCGCATCGTGCCCTACAAGCCGCTGCTCGATCAGGCGATCGCGCTGGCGACCCACAAGATCGCGCGCTGCATCGTCTTCCAGCGGCCGCAGGCGCCGGCGACGATGGTGGCCGGCCGCGACCTCGACTGGAACGAGGCCGTCGCCGCCGCCAAGCCGCACGACTGCGTGCCGGTAAAGGCGACCGATCCGCTCTACATCCTCTACACCTCGGGCACGACCGGCCAGCCCAAGGGCGTGGTGCGCGACACCGGCGGCTACTGCGTGGCGCTGCACTGGAGCATGAAGAACCTCTACGGCGTCGAGCCGGGCGAGGTCTGGTGGTGCGCGTCGGACGTGGGCTGGGTGGTCGGCCACAGCTACATCGTCTACGGCCCGCTGATCTACGGCGCCACGTCGGTGCTCTACGAGGGCAAGCCGGTCGGCACGCCCGACGCCGGCGCCTTCTGGCGCGTGATCTCCGAGCACGGGGCGGTGGCGCTGTTCACCGCGCCGACGGCGTTCCGCGCCATCAAGAAGGAGGATCCCGAGGGCAGGCTGCTCGCGCAGTACGACCTCGCGAGGTTCCGCACGCTGTTCCTGGCCGGCGAACGGGGCGATCCGCCGACCATCCAGTGGGCGCAGAAGCTGCTCGGCGTGCCGATCGTCGATCACTGGTGGCAGACCGAAACCGGCTGGGCGATCTGCGGCAACTTCGTCGGGCTCGAGCCGATGCCGATCAAGCCGGGCTCCTGCTCGGTGCCGGCGCCGGGCTGGCGACTCGAGATCCTCGACGAGAGCGGCCGGAAGATCGATGCGCCCGGCACGGTCGGCGCCATCGCCGCCAGGCTGCCGATGCCGCCCGGCACGTTCCCGACCTTGTGGAACGCCGACGAGCGCTTCCGCAAGGCCTATCTCGACGACTATCCCGGCTACTACAAGACGGGCGACGCGGGCTTCATCGACGGCGACGGCTACGTCTCGGTGATGACGCGCGTCGACGACGTCATCAACGTGGCGGGCCATCGCCTCTCGACCGGCCAGATCGAGGAGGTGTTGGCGGGCCACGACGCCGTCGCCGAATGCGCCTGCGTCGGCGTCGCCGACGAGCTCAAGGGCCAGGTGCCGCTCGGCTTCCTCGTGCTCAAGGCCGGCGTCGATCGGCCGGGTGACGACATCGTGCGCGAGGTCGTGCAGATGGTGCGCGACCGCATCGGGCCCGTCGCCTTCTTCAAGCAGGCGCTGATCGTGCCGCGCCTGCCCAAGACGCGCTCCGGCAAGATCCTGCGCGGCACCATGCAGAAGATCGCCGACGGCCGGCCCTGGACCATGCCGGCCACCATCGACGACCCGGCCGCCCTCGACGAGATCAAGGGCGGGCTGAAGACGGCGGGGTTTGCCAACTTGTCATCCTGA